The window TAAAATCACGCCTCTGCCGCCGCTGGTGAGTTGCTTGATCTCTGCCAGGCCGAATACCAGCAAACGACCTTTTTCTGATAAACAGGCAATCGCGCTGGCTTCTTCTGCGACTAGCGTCGGCTTCAATGGTTCGTCGCCATCGTCAAGCGTCATAAAGGCTTTGCCGGCCTTCATACGGCCAAACATGTCAGTGGCTTTGGCGGTGAATCCATAACCGGCGCTGGAGGCCAGTAACAGGGTTGAATCGGCTGTGCCTGCAAAGTAGTGCAAGATTTTCGTACCGCTCGCAAGATCAATCAATGTAGTGATCGGCACACCATCACCGCGTGCGCCGGGCAGCGCTGCAACTGGGACGGAATAAACCCGTCCATTGGAGCCAAACACTAGCAACTGATCGATCGTCCGGCACTCAAACGTATTGTAAAGACTGTCACTCGCTTTAAACGTGAACTGGGCATTGTCATGACCATGGCCTGTGCGTGCGCGCACCCAGCCTTTTTCGGAGATGACGACGGTGACAGGTTCGTCGATGACTTTCTGTTCTGCGGATGCCCGAGCGGCTTCTTCGATCAGAGTGCGGCGCGTATCACCATATTGTTTGGTATCGGCTTCGATTTCTTTGATGATACATTTTTTCATCGAGGATGGATTGTCTAGCAAATCTTGCAAGCCGGTTTTTTCCAGGCGCAATTCTTCCAGTTGTTGCTGAATCTTGATCGCCTCTAAACGAGCCAGCTGGCGCAGGCGTATTTCCAGGATATCCTCCGCTTGGATATCGGATAGCCTGAAGGCATCCATCAACGCCGGTTTAGGTTCATCCGATTCGCGGATGATCTTAATGACCTTGTCTATATTTAACAGAACGGCTTCCCGTCCTTCCAGAATATGGATGCGGTCATCGACCTTTTTCAGTTTGAACTGAGTGCGGCGGGTGACTGTAGCAAAGCGGAAAGTAATCCACTCCTTGAGAATATCGAGCAAGCCTTTTTGACGCGGACGACCATCGCCGCCGATCATTACCAGATTGATGGAGGTCGATGTTTCGAGCGAGGTATGCGCCAGCAACATCTGCATAAACTCCGCCTGATCCTGATTTTTGGATTTTGGCTCCAGCACCAGACGTACCGAAGCCTCCCGGCCGGATTCGTCGCGCACGGCATCGAGCATAGACAATACGACTTGCTTGAGCGAAGCCTGCTCCGGCGTCAGCGTTTTTTTGCCTAACTTGATTTTCGGATTGGTGATTTCTTCGATTTCTTCCAGAATTTTTTGGGAAGAAACACCGTGCGGCAATTCGGTAATCACGGCTTGCCATTGACCACGAGCCAGTTCTTCAATCTTCCAGCAAGCGCGTACTTTCATGCTACCGCGACCGGCTGCATAGATATCGGCAATTGCGGCAGCTGGAGTAATGATTTGACCGCCACTAGGAAAATCCGGACCCGGAATCATGCTCATTAGCTCAGCATGTTGCATGTTCGGATTGCGTATCAGCGCGACTGCGGCTTTGGCGACTTCGGTCAGGTTATGTGAAGGAATCTCCGTCGCCATGCCAACGGCGATACCGGATGCACCATTTAACAAGACGAACGGAAGGCGACCTGGCAACAAACTCGGTTCTTCAAATGAACCATCATAGTTAGGTTGAAAATCCACGGTTCCGAGATCGATCTCATCGAGCAATAAACGCGAGATTGGTGTTAGACGTGCCTCGGTATACCGCATCGCCGCAGCACCATCACCATCGCGTGAGCCGAAGTTACCTTGTCCATCGATCAAGGGATAGCGTAGCGAAAAATCCTGTGCCATACGCACCATCGCGTCATATACGGATTGGTCGCCGTGTGGATGTAACTTACCTAAAACATCACCTACTACCGTTGCCGACTTACGCGGTTTGGCAGTGGAGCTCAGCCCCAGTTCGTTCATCGAAAACAAAATCCGCCGCTGTACGGGTTTTTGACCATCACACACATCTGGCAAGGCGCGACCTTTAACGACAGAGATCGCATAGTCAAGGTAGGCGCGTTCGGCGAAGCTGGCCAGCGTCAGAGTTTCTCCGCCATCGCCTCCGCCATCGCCTCCGCCTTTGTCGTCATCAGGTGCCTGATCAAATAAATTCGCTTGTTCGCTCATTGTGCTTAATTTTGTCGATTAAATTATAAAAATAGGGGAGTATCTGCCAATTTCACGCCTAATGTCCATTAATTATATGGACATAAAAATATACTTATGGGTAGTATATTTTCCGCCTGTAAGGCGGAAATCTAAATGTCTGCTTCTACTTCGTTACCATGTTCTTCCAACCAGGCGCGACGAGCGGCGGCTTCGCCTTTGCCCATCAGCATATTGAAACGAGCTTCGGAGAAGGCTTGATCGAACTCACCCAAAGCCACTGGCAACAGGCGACGCGTATCCGGGTTCATCGTGGTTTCCCACAATTGTTCGGCATTCATCTCACCCAGACCTTTGAAGCGTGAAATCGCCCAGGCACCGTCTTTAACGCCGTCTTTGCGCAGCTTGTCTTCAATCGCGATCAGTTCACCTGCATCCAGTGCATACATTTTTTGAATCGGCTTTTTACCACGTGCTGGTGCATCCACCCGGAACAGCGGCGGGCGTGCAATGCAGACGTGACCTTGTGCAATCAATTTTGGGAAGTGTTTGAAAAATAGGGTCAGTAACAACACCTGAATGTGCGAACCATCAACGTCCGCATCCGACAGAATACAAATCTTGCCGTAACGCAGATTAGTTAAATCGGGATTGTCGTTGACGCCATGCGGATCAACACCGATTGCGACGGCGATGTCGTGGATCTCATTGTTCGCAAACAAACGATCACGTTCGGATTCCCATGAATTAAGAACTTTACCGCGCAGAGGTAAAATCGCCTGGAATTCTTTATCACGCCCCATTTTTGCAGAGCCACCAGCCGAGTCACCTTCAACCAAAAACAGTTCGTTACGGGCGATGTCACTCGATTCGCAGTCGGTCAGTTTGCCTGGCAAGACTGCAACGCCTGAGGATTTTTTCTTCTCCACTTTTTGAGCTGAGCGCAAGCGTGACTGGGCTTGTTTGATCACCAGTTCGGCGAGTTTTTTGCCGTAATCAACGTGTGAGTTCAGCCACAATTCTAGTGGTGGTTTGGTGAAGGAGGACACCAGCCGAACCGCATCACGGGAGTTCAGGCGTTCTTTAATCTGACCTTGGAATTGCGGATCAAGCACTTTAGTGGACAACACAAATGAGACGCGTGCAAACACGTCTTCTGGCAATAATTTAACGCCTTTGGGTAGCAGAGAATGCATTTCGGCAAAGCTCTTGACTGCGCCAAACAAACCTTCACGCAAACCGGATTCATGCGTACCGCCTGCTGGCGTAGGGATCAGATTGACGTAAGACTCGCGCACGACTGCGCCTTCTTCTGTCCATGCGACCACCCATGCCGCGCCTTCACCTTCTGCAAAGCCATCGCTCTCGCCAATGGCGTATTGTTCGCCTTCAAACAGCGGTATTAATGGCTCGCCATGGGATGATTGCGCCAAGGCCTCGGTTAAATAGCCACGCAAACCTTGATCGTATTGCCAGGTTTGAGTGTCGCCAGTTTTGGCATTGATCAACGTCACTTTGACGCCGGGCAACAAGACTGCTTTAGATCGCAACAGTCTGGTTAATTCAGTCGCAGAAATCGTCGGCGAATCAAAATACTTTACGTCTGGCCAGATTGACACTCTGGTGCCGTTTTTCTTCTCACCACGTGCCAGTGCTTGCGACGTCAAAGGTTCAATCACATCGCCGTTGGCAAAGGTTAGCTTATGCACACCTGCTTCACGCCAGACCGTGATTTCCAGTCGTGTCGATAATGCATTGGTGACTGATACACCAACCCCATGCAGACCACCAGAAAACGCATACGCACCGCCCGAGCCTTTATCGAATTTGCCGCCAGCGTGTAAGCGCGTAAAGACGATTTCTACGGTAGGAACGTGTTCTTCCGGATGCATACCAACTGGAATGCCACGCCCATCGTCTTCCACCGTTACGCTGTTATCTGCATTGAGGGTGACAACAATATTTTTACAGTGACCGCCCAAGGCTTCATCCGAGGCATTGTCGATCACCTCTTGAATAATATGCAGTGGATTTTCAGTGCGGGTGTACATGCCCGGTCTTTGTTTGACCGGTTCCAGCCCTTTAAGGACACGGATGGATGATTCGCTGTAGTCGGATGGTGTGGTATTTTTTTTAGTGGCCATGCAATAAATACGTGTTGGTTGTCGCTGATGTTGGA of the Undibacterium sp. 5I1 genome contains:
- a CDS encoding DNA topoisomerase IV subunit B produces the protein MATKKNTTPSDYSESSIRVLKGLEPVKQRPGMYTRTENPLHIIQEVIDNASDEALGGHCKNIVVTLNADNSVTVEDDGRGIPVGMHPEEHVPTVEIVFTRLHAGGKFDKGSGGAYAFSGGLHGVGVSVTNALSTRLEITVWREAGVHKLTFANGDVIEPLTSQALARGEKKNGTRVSIWPDVKYFDSPTISATELTRLLRSKAVLLPGVKVTLINAKTGDTQTWQYDQGLRGYLTEALAQSSHGEPLIPLFEGEQYAIGESDGFAEGEGAAWVVAWTEEGAVVRESYVNLIPTPAGGTHESGLREGLFGAVKSFAEMHSLLPKGVKLLPEDVFARVSFVLSTKVLDPQFQGQIKERLNSRDAVRLVSSFTKPPLELWLNSHVDYGKKLAELVIKQAQSRLRSAQKVEKKKSSGVAVLPGKLTDCESSDIARNELFLVEGDSAGGSAKMGRDKEFQAILPLRGKVLNSWESERDRLFANNEIHDIAVAIGVDPHGVNDNPDLTNLRYGKICILSDADVDGSHIQVLLLTLFFKHFPKLIAQGHVCIARPPLFRVDAPARGKKPIQKMYALDAGELIAIEDKLRKDGVKDGAWAISRFKGLGEMNAEQLWETTMNPDTRRLLPVALGEFDQAFSEARFNMLMGKGEAAARRAWLEEHGNEVEADI
- the parC gene encoding DNA topoisomerase IV subunit A; this translates as MSEQANLFDQAPDDDKGGGDGGGDGGETLTLASFAERAYLDYAISVVKGRALPDVCDGQKPVQRRILFSMNELGLSSTAKPRKSATVVGDVLGKLHPHGDQSVYDAMVRMAQDFSLRYPLIDGQGNFGSRDGDGAAAMRYTEARLTPISRLLLDEIDLGTVDFQPNYDGSFEEPSLLPGRLPFVLLNGASGIAVGMATEIPSHNLTEVAKAAVALIRNPNMQHAELMSMIPGPDFPSGGQIITPAAAIADIYAAGRGSMKVRACWKIEELARGQWQAVITELPHGVSSQKILEEIEEITNPKIKLGKKTLTPEQASLKQVVLSMLDAVRDESGREASVRLVLEPKSKNQDQAEFMQMLLAHTSLETSTSINLVMIGGDGRPRQKGLLDILKEWITFRFATVTRRTQFKLKKVDDRIHILEGREAVLLNIDKVIKIIRESDEPKPALMDAFRLSDIQAEDILEIRLRQLARLEAIKIQQQLEELRLEKTGLQDLLDNPSSMKKCIIKEIEADTKQYGDTRRTLIEEAARASAEQKVIDEPVTVVISEKGWVRARTGHGHDNAQFTFKASDSLYNTFECRTIDQLLVFGSNGRVYSVPVAALPGARGDGVPITTLIDLASGTKILHYFAGTADSTLLLASSAGYGFTAKATDMFGRMKAGKAFMTLDDGDEPLKPTLVAEEASAIACLSEKGRLLVFGLAEIKQLTSGGRGVILMELEPKEKLLAAQAISQRGVRVAGIGRAAKPQEVVLSASALSIHINKRARKGKALESKLKPSGIFSVG